One segment of Paraburkholderia bonniea DNA contains the following:
- the dnaN gene encoding DNA polymerase III subunit beta, producing the protein MQLVKTERDNLLRPLQTVSGIVERRHTLPILANLLITKNGPDVSFLSTDLELQITTRADFGVGGETIATTVAARKLLDILRAMPDGQVTLTLSDKRLTVQSGKSRFALQTLAADEFPTLAQATEFGASLAVPQRTFRQLLGMVHFAMAQQDIRYYLNGMLLVVDGDQLMAVATDGHRLAFSSMKIEGAFARQEVIIPRKTILELQRLLEDIDDPLNIDVGATQIKFTFGQVELVSKLVEGKFPDFQRVIPKSHKNMFLIGRDELQRSLQRAAILTSDKFKGVRCIVEPGQLKIMSTNADQEEAQEELEVAYDGDSVDIGFNVTYLLDVLANLKVDMLQVSLGDASSSALITIPDNEEFKYVVMPMRI; encoded by the coding sequence ATGCAACTGGTCAAGACCGAACGCGATAACCTCCTCAGGCCGCTGCAAACCGTCAGCGGCATTGTCGAACGCCGCCATACGCTGCCGATCCTCGCCAATTTGCTGATTACCAAGAACGGCCCTGATGTGTCGTTCCTCTCCACCGATCTCGAACTTCAAATCACCACCCGCGCTGATTTCGGCGTGGGCGGCGAGACCATCGCCACCACCGTGGCTGCACGCAAGCTGCTCGATATTCTGCGTGCCATGCCCGATGGCCAGGTCACCCTGACATTGTCCGACAAGCGTTTGACGGTGCAATCCGGTAAAAGCCGCTTCGCGCTGCAAACGCTAGCCGCCGACGAATTCCCGACTCTCGCCCAGGCCACCGAGTTCGGAGCCAGTCTCGCGGTACCGCAACGCACATTCCGCCAATTGCTCGGCATGGTTCATTTCGCCATGGCCCAGCAAGACATTCGCTATTACCTGAACGGCATGCTGCTCGTCGTAGACGGCGACCAGTTGATGGCCGTTGCCACCGACGGCCACCGCCTCGCGTTTTCGTCGATGAAAATTGAAGGCGCGTTTGCACGTCAGGAAGTCATCATCCCGCGCAAAACCATCCTTGAATTACAACGCCTGCTGGAAGACATCGACGATCCATTAAACATCGACGTCGGTGCCACCCAAATCAAGTTCACCTTCGGTCAGGTCGAACTGGTGTCGAAGCTGGTCGAAGGCAAGTTCCCGGATTTCCAGCGGGTCATTCCGAAGTCGCACAAGAACATGTTCCTGATTGGCCGCGACGAATTGCAGCGCTCACTCCAGCGTGCTGCGATTTTGACCTCCGACAAGTTCAAGGGCGTGCGCTGCATCGTCGAGCCAGGCCAGTTGAAAATCATGTCGACCAATGCGGATCAGGAAGAAGCCCAGGAAGAACTGGAGGTTGCCTATGACGGCGACAGCGTCGATATCGGGTTCAACGTCACGTATCTGCTCGACGTGCTGGCGAACCTGAAAGTCGACATGCTGCAAGTCAGCCTGGGCGACGCCAGTTCCAGCGCGCTCATTACCATTCCCGACAACGAAGAATTCAAATACGTTGTCATGCCAATGCGCATCTGA
- the dnaA gene encoding chromosomal replication initiator protein DnaA encodes MNDFWQHCSALLERELTPQQYVTWIKPLAPLAFDAAANTLSIGAPNRFKLDWVKSQFAGRITDMARDFWHAPVEVQFVLDPKAGPRGPSTPAPARPAPTPAQARQAAGEAALDAALGAVQSAQAGRFQDGAQSHSADLDLPSLDAHEAAAARRTWRPGSGTGSGENDSMYERSKLNPALTFDNFVTGKANQLARAAAIQVADNPGISYNPLFLYGGVGLGKTHLIHAIGNQLLVDRAGARIRYIHAEQYVSDVVKAYQRKAFDDFKRYYHSLDLLLIDDIQFFSGKSRTQEEFFYAFEALVANKAQVIITSDTYPKEISGIDDRLISRFDSGLTVAIEPPELEMRVAILMRKAQSEGVNLSEDVAFFVAKHLRSNVRELEGALRKILAYSKFHGREISIELTKEALKDLLTVQNRQISVENIQKTVADFYSIKVADMYSKKRPANIARPRQIAMYLAKELTQKSLPEIGELFGGRDHTTVLHAVRKIADERSKDAQLNHELHVLEQTLKG; translated from the coding sequence ATGAACGATTTCTGGCAACACTGTTCCGCCTTGCTGGAGCGCGAGCTTACGCCCCAGCAGTACGTAACGTGGATCAAGCCGCTGGCACCGCTCGCCTTCGATGCCGCTGCAAATACGCTCAGCATTGGCGCTCCTAACCGCTTCAAGCTCGACTGGGTCAAAAGTCAGTTCGCCGGGCGCATTACCGATATGGCGCGCGATTTCTGGCATGCACCCGTTGAGGTTCAATTCGTGCTTGATCCCAAAGCCGGGCCGCGCGGCCCCAGCACTCCGGCTCCCGCACGCCCGGCCCCTACTCCGGCGCAAGCGCGCCAGGCCGCAGGCGAAGCCGCACTTGATGCAGCGCTTGGCGCGGTTCAGTCAGCCCAAGCTGGACGCTTTCAGGACGGCGCGCAGAGCCATTCAGCCGATCTGGACTTGCCCAGCCTCGACGCCCACGAAGCCGCAGCGGCGCGCCGCACATGGCGTCCCGGCTCAGGCACCGGCAGCGGAGAGAACGACTCAATGTACGAGCGCTCCAAGCTGAATCCCGCACTGACCTTCGACAACTTCGTCACTGGTAAAGCTAATCAGCTGGCACGAGCAGCGGCTATCCAGGTGGCCGACAACCCCGGCATCTCCTACAACCCGCTGTTCCTGTATGGCGGAGTCGGCTTGGGCAAAACCCACCTGATCCACGCCATTGGCAACCAGTTGCTGGTAGACCGGGCCGGTGCCCGGATTCGCTATATCCACGCTGAACAATATGTGTCGGACGTCGTGAAAGCCTATCAACGCAAAGCCTTCGACGACTTCAAGCGGTACTACCATTCGCTCGACCTGCTGCTGATCGACGATATCCAGTTTTTCTCTGGTAAATCCCGCACGCAGGAAGAGTTTTTCTATGCGTTCGAAGCACTGGTGGCGAACAAGGCCCAGGTCATCATCACCAGCGATACCTACCCCAAAGAAATCTCTGGCATCGACGACCGGCTGATTTCGCGCTTCGATTCCGGCCTGACCGTCGCCATCGAGCCGCCCGAACTTGAAATGCGCGTGGCCATCCTGATGCGCAAAGCGCAATCAGAAGGCGTGAACCTGTCCGAAGACGTCGCGTTTTTTGTCGCCAAGCATTTGCGCTCAAACGTGCGTGAGCTTGAAGGCGCGCTGCGCAAAATTCTGGCGTACTCAAAATTCCATGGCCGCGAGATCTCAATCGAGCTGACCAAAGAAGCGCTGAAAGATCTGCTAACCGTGCAAAACCGGCAGATTTCCGTAGAAAACATCCAGAAAACCGTCGCCGACTTCTACAGCATCAAAGTTGCCGACATGTATTCCAAAAAACGGCCAGCCAATATCGCCCGGCCGCGTCAGATTGCGATGTATCTGGCTAAAGAATTAACGCAAAAAAGCCTGCCTGAAATCGGCGAGCTATTTGGCGGACGCGATCACACCACCGTGCTGCACGCGGTACGCAAGATCGCCGACGAACGCAGCAAGGATGCCCAGCTCAACCACGAGCTACACGTGCTGGAGCAAACCCTCAAAGGCTGA